CGAGGAATCCGACCATCAGAGCTGCGGCGGCGCCACCCTCGCTATCTGGGAGAATGTCAGCGAGTGGCCCCACCCCTCCTTCGGTCAACCGGCCATCACTCGGATGGACTCGGAGGCAGTCGACACACAGTCCAATCGTCAGCGACCCCTCGGGTGCGTACTCGTCGAGCGCTTCGGGGACGGCGAAGACGGCCTCGTCTCCCCCACAGTCAGGACACGACATACCCACCGCTACGCGGGAGTGTGTTGAAAATTGGTCGGTGGGCCGACCAAGAACGTATCGTCAGTCGAGAAGCGATTAGTTCGCGGCAGCGGCGGCAGCCTCTTCGGCGGCCTTCCGCTCTTCTTTCTCTTCTTCTTCCTTCTTCGCCTTGATCTTCTTCAGGCGGAAGATCTCTTCGCGCTCCTGTTCTTCGAGTTTCTGCTCGATGTACTCCTTGTTCTCGTAGAGTTCGGGCAGCAGTTTGAACTCGAGAGCGTTGACACGGCGCTTCGTCGTCTCGATCTCTTCGAGCATCTTCTTCATCGCCGTCTCGACCTCTGCGGCGAGGATGATAGATTCGAGAAGTTCCTCGTACGCGTCGGCGGCCTCGTCGATGCGGGCGGACGACCCAAGGAGGCCGTAGCCACGCTGGTCGAGGCTCTTCTTGACGCGCGACGACTCGATTTGCGGGACGACGACGCCCATGATGTTCTTCGACTGCGTCGTGATTTCGGGGTACTCTTTCAGCGCGGCGGCTGCTCCCCGAACCGCGACGTCACCTTCCATGGCGCGAGCCATGTTGATGGTGCGCTGGGCGCGGTCGTAGTCTGCGTTGAGGTTGGCCCGCACGTCCTGTGCCTGGTCGAGGATGTCCATGAACTCCATGATGAGGCCGTCACGCTTCTGTTCAAGCGTGTCGTGACCCCGCTCCGAAAGCTCGATGCGATCCTCGATCGCCATCAGGTTCTTGCGGGTTGGCTTGACGTCTTCGGCCATCTTTGGCGGGGATTGTTCGTCAGGGGTGTTAATCTTTTACTGTCTGGCCCGTCGGACCGGGTCAAATTCGTCTGTGTTGGGTGACAAGAGGCACGATTCGCCGCCCGAACTCACCACGCGTCCTGCATCTGTCCGCGCCGGCTAGCGTGGACCCACGTCGAAGAACCGCGAGACGAGTTTCCGCTCTGCTGCGCGAAGGTGCTGGTGGAACGTGGCGCGGGAGACGTCCATCGCCTCGGCGAGTTCGTTACCGGTGACGCCGTGCGGCCAGTCG
The genomic region above belongs to Haloferax marinisediminis and contains:
- a CDS encoding DUF6276 family protein, encoding MSCPDCGGDEAVFAVPEALDEYAPEGSLTIGLCVDCLRVHPSDGRLTEGGVGPLADILPDSEGGAAAALMVGFLDSLALNREAIVECAEYAERNGVDVHLVLDRLEHSVPDPHFDVGRRHSQLEMFL
- a CDS encoding V-type ATP synthase subunit D, whose product is MAEDVKPTRKNLMAIEDRIELSERGHDTLEQKRDGLIMEFMDILDQAQDVRANLNADYDRAQRTINMARAMEGDVAVRGAAAALKEYPEITTQSKNIMGVVVPQIESSRVKKSLDQRGYGLLGSSARIDEAADAYEELLESIILAAEVETAMKKMLEEIETTKRRVNALEFKLLPELYENKEYIEQKLEEQEREEIFRLKKIKAKKEEEEKEERKAAEEAAAAAAN